The Magnetovibrio sp. PR-2 genomic interval CAGAGCACTTTTGACAACGGTCAAGGCGAAATGAGTGACGCGGCGTCGGCCCTGGATTGGATGCAAGCCCACAACCCCAACGCTTCAGATTGCTGGATCGGCGGCTTTTCGTTTGGGGCTTGGATTTCCATGCAGCTTATGATGCGCCGACCGGAAATCAGCGGCTTTATCTCCATCGCGCCCCCTGCGAGCCAACATGACTTCACCTTCCTGGCACCGTGCCCGGCGTCCGGTATTTTGGTGCATGGCGATCGTGATGAGATTGTCCCCGTAGACAGCGTCGATAAACTGGCCGCGAAGCTTAAAAGCCAAAAGAACATCACCATCGACTATGAAGTGGTCAAAGGGTGTGATCACTTCTTTGGCGATCACATGGATGAGCTGACCAAAATCGTCGACGAATACCTGGACAAATCCCTGACCCAGGTGGCTTAAGTCTGCAATAAAGACGTGAATTTCAAAAAAGTGTGGCGCGCCAATGTGGTGGCCGCACTTTTTTTTGTGAAAAATCCATGCAATACGGCGTATATCCGATATTATAAATATAGTTGTTAGGGCTATATACGTTCTATAGCTGAGTGACGCATGTGGGGGCGACGACTTTGTTTTTGACACACTGTTATACGGGGCGACTCAAGAATCTGACCCTCAGCTTTGCTGTCGTCGTCGCTCTCCTGCTCGACAGTTTTGCATCTGCCGACCCACAAAACACGTCCATTGAGTTCGGATTCTGCCCCGTGGAAGGCTTTGTCGATGAAGAGCCCAAAGGCGTTGGATATGAGCTCATGACCGAAGTGCTCATGCGGCTGCGCGCTCAGGGGTACCAGATCAACGAATCCTTCGTCCCCGCCATGCGGCTTTTAAACGGCTATAAAAACAAGCAATACGACGTGATCTTCCCGATCATGAAAATCAAAAACTTCACGTTGAAGAGCTTTCAAAAATGGGGCTTCGATCATATCCCGCTCTATTCCCGGCCGCTCTATGACGGGGGGCATTTTGTCATCTATACCCACGTCGAAAATGACCGCCTCAACCGGGTCAAGGACCTCAAAGGCAAATCCACAGTCGTCATCGCAGGCGCTTACATCCCCGTCGATTTGGTCACGCCCACCCCTTATAACGTCGAGTACGTCGACACAGCCGAACAAGCCTTCAAAATGGTTCAGTTCGGGCGCGTAGACGCCTTCCTTGTGCATAAAGGTTGGGGACAGCATGTTCTTTCAGGTTTGGACTTACCGGAACTGCATCACGGCGAGCCCTTTGAAAACATCCGCGGCGGTTTTATCGCGCAAGAAAACGAGTTGGGCGAAGAGCTGGTCTCAGCGATTGACCGTGTAATCGCCGACATGATTGAAGACGGCAGTTACGCCAAAATTCTCGAAAAATTTCCAGACACGAAGTTGGTCATTCACCCCGATTAAACCAGAAGACCTTATCGATGTAGAAAACTTTTGGGTTCCAATGCGATTGCCTTAGCCGCTAGACTGTTTTATCGAGACTCAACACCAAAAGGATCAAAAGCTTGTCTTTGACTAAACTGTTTTCAAGATTGAAGACAACGCTTTGTTTGCGCCTTGCCTTGACTGCTTTCGTGTTCTTGGCGAGTCCCGCATCGGCCGAGCCCCCGCAAAAAACCTTAAATTTCGCCTACGGTGTTGTCGAAGGTTTTATCGAAGAAGAGACCTCGGGTGTCGGCTATGAGCTGATGCGCGCCGTGCTCTCTCGTCTTCAAAACCAGGGGCATGAAATATCGGTCACTCTGGTTCCGTTTACGCGATTGTTAAATGGATTTCAAAAGAAGCATTACGACTTGGCCTTCCCCATTGTGAAGGTGAGCAATTTCACATTAGCGAGTTACAAAAAATGGGGCTTTGACGAAATCCCACTGTATTCAAGGCCGCTTTATAACGGTGGTGAGTTCGTCATTTATACCCCGGCAAAATCCGCACGACTGAGCGCGTTGCGCGACCTTATCGGGCGCGACACGGTTGTCATCGCGGGTGCGTACATCCCCATTGACCTTGTTCCACCGACATCTTACTCCGTCGAACAGGTCAATTCGGGACATCAGGCTTTTAAAATGGTGAAGTTTGGGCGCGTGGATGCCTTTTTGGTTCATGAAGGCTGGGGGAAATCCGTGCTCACCGAATTGGACATTTCTGATTTGCACCACGGCCAGCCGTTTGGAACCATTGAAGGCGGTTTCATTGCGCAGAACGATGAGCAGGGCAAAAGTCTGATCGCCGCCATCAATCAAATCATCTCAGACATCATTGATGACGGCACATATGCCAAAATTCTTAAAAAGTTTCCCGACAGCACATTCGTCTTTCGACACGAGTAAGAAAGCGTTTTTAAACGGCGTGTAAAGTTCCGCCGCTCAATGGCGCGGCGCCCCCTGTGGTGGTTGGAAACGTGATGGGTAACCCCAATTTCGAGCGTACCGCCATATACGCAAACGCTTGCGCTTCTAGGGCATCGCCATTCCAGCCCAAAGCCTCAACAGGCAAGACATCTGCCCCCGTAGCAGCGCGCAGGTTTTCCAACAATACCGGGTTCAAGCGCCCGCCGCCCGTCACCACCCAGGTGGCCGCAGGCGCGGGGAAATGTTCGGCGGCTTTGGCGATGGCGCGTGCCGTGAAGTCCGTGAGCGTCGCCGCACCGTCTTCCAGGCCGAGGCCCTCGGCCAGCTTTGGATCAAACGCTTGGCGGTCCAAGGATTTGGGCGGTGTGCGGTCGAAAAACGGATTGTTCAAGGCCTTCTCAATCCGGTCCTCATGAACTTGACCTTTGGCGGCCAGCCCGCCATCCCGGTCCATATCCTGGCCGATCAAATCACACACCCAATCGTTCAGGGGGGCATTGCCCGGCCCGGTGTCGAAAGCAAGGATTGCGTCTTCGCTGACCCATGTCACATTGGATACCCCGCCAATGTTGACCACAGCAGCTGGGAGTTGGACATTATCCGCTTGTTTCAGCAAGCCCTGGTGATAGACGGGCACCAAAGGCGCGCCCTCGCCACCGGCTTGGACGTCTGCACTGCGCAGGTCATTGACCACAGAAATTCCCACTTCGTCGGCCAACAGCCGGCCATCGCCCAGCTGGATGGTGACGGCGTTTTCCGGTTCATGGTGCACGGTTTGACCATGAAAACCGATGAGATCAATGTCTTTGGCAGAAAGCCCATTTTGGTCCAAGAACGATTTGACCAGCTCCGCATGCTTTAGCGTCAAATCGCGTTCAACCTCAGTTGCACTGGGGTGTGAGCGGGCATCAGCTCCAAACAACCCGCGCACCCGGTCGCGAAAATCGACGTCGTAGCCGACATCCATGGAAGGTCCAAACGCTACTAACCCTTCGCCGTCCGTCTTGATCAAGGCAACATCAATGCCGTCCAAGGACGTGCCGCTCATCAAGCCAATTGCGGTGTAGATTTTTGAGGCAGTCATAGGAGCCAGAGCCTTGGGAATCGTTGCAGTGCATTGTGCGTTGGCAGTCATTGTGCTAAGTCCCCCAGGAACATGCAAGTCAACATGCAACCTGCCTGGGATAGAGACTAAAATGAGCGAGCCAAAATCCGATTTCCTCAAAACCGTTCAAGAGCGCGGCTACATGCACCAATGTACCGACCTGGACGCTTTGGATAAAAAAGCCACCGACGGGATCGTCACGGCTTATATCGGGTTTGATTGCACGGCACCCAGCCTGCACGTGGGCTCACTGCTGCCCATCATGATGTTGCGCACGCTGCAAAAAACCGGACACAAGCCCATCGTTTTGATGGGCGGCGGCACCACGCTGGTGGGGGACCCATCCGGCAAAGACGAAAGCCGCAAAATGCTGACTGAGGCCGACATCCAAGACAACATGGACGGCATCAAGCAGATCTTTTCCAAATTCCTGACCTTTGGCGACGGACCGACCGACGCCGTGATGGTCAACAACGCCGATTGGCTTAAAGGGCTCAATTACATTGAGTTCCTGCGCGATTTCGGCCCGCACTTTACCATCAACCGCATGATGAGCTTCGATTCCGTGAAGCTGCGTCTGGACCGTGAACAGCCCTTAACGCTGCTGGAATTCAACTACATGATCTTGCAGGCTTATGACTTCTTGGAGCTCAACCGCCGCTCCGACTGCATGCTGCAAATGGGCGGCTCGGACCAGTGGGGCAACATTGTCAATGGTGTGGAGCTCACCCGCCGTGTGGATGCCAAAGAGGTCTTTGGCCTCACCACGCCTTTGCTGACCACCTCTTCGGGTGCAAAAATGGGCAAGACTGCTGCGGGTGCGGTGTGGCTCAACGCCGAACAGCTGTCGCCTTACGACTACTGGCAATACTGGCGCAACACCGAAGACGCCGACGTGGGCCGTTTCCTGCGCTTGTTCACCGAACTGCCCCTGGACGAGATTGCACGCCTGGAAGCCTTGGAAGGCCAAGACATTAATGAGGCCAAAAAGATTTTGGCCGACGAAGCCACACGGATGTGTCACGGTGAAGACGCCGCCATAGCCGCCAAAGCCACGGCGCAAAAGACCTTTGAACAAGGCCAGTTGGGCGGCGATTTGCCCAGCTTCGACATCCCCAAAGCCGAACTGGAAGAGGGCCTTTCCACGTTTGCGGCTCTGGTCAAAGTGGGCTTTTGCAAATCCAATGGTGAAGCCCGCAAGTTCGTGCGAGGCGGCGGCGCGCGCATCAATGACAAACAAATCAAAGACGAAAACCATGCCGTCACACTGAGCGATCTCAACGACGACGGTGTCGTCAAAGTCTCGGCTGGCAAAAAACGCCACGCATTGTTGAAAGCCGTCTAATCAATTGATCGGAGCCGGGGTCACCGGCTCCACCGGGGCGGCCTTAGGCTTTGGCGGGACGGTCGGAATCTCTTTTTCTTTATCCGAGCCCGAGAAGATACCGCGCAGCACACCAGGTGTGAGAACGCTGAGCGGGTTCACCGTGATTTCCACGTTTTCTTTCGTGCCGACCATGGTGTAGGTCGCCGCAAACAGACCGCCGCCTTTTTCCCCGCCGGTGAACAAATCACCAATAATCGGAATTTTACCCAACAGCGCATTGATGGCGTAGGCCGGAACAACGGTGCCTTCAAGGTTCATTAGCTTATTGTCCATGTCCACAGTGCCACTGGCAGTCACGCCGATGGTGGGACCGGATGCACGCGAGCTCACCATTTCCAACTGCCCCCCTTCAAGCTTAAAGGGCGCTTCGAAGATATCGAAGTTCAGGCCTTCTCCTTGAAGCGCGTCCAAAACCCCCGTCAAAGACATGACCCCGATCAACTTCGCAAACGCAGGGGCGTCGATCATGGCGTAATCGGTGACTTTCAAAACACCTTCGAGAGGTGCGTCTTTGGATGGCGATGTATAAGCCGCCTTCAAATCCAGATCGCCGCCCAAGATGTTGTCGTGGAGATCCAGCGCGCGCAAAGACGAGCCCGCATCGTCGGATGTAATGGACAAATAGCGCAAACCATCCCTGTCCGTGTCCAACAGCAGCTCAATTCCCCCGCCGTCACCCACGGCCGCACTGATATCGATTTTCCGCCACCCGCCATTTTCGCGATAAACCGTCCCCACCAGATCGTTCAAGGCCCGGTCTTGGCGCAGTCTGAGGGTGTGAATATCCACGGCCACCGTCAAAGACAACTCATCGTCTTCCAACTTCTTGCGCGGCGGGGCCTCATAAATGCCCAGCATTTCATCCCACAACAATTGAGCATCCAGGCTTTCGCCGCGCAGCACCAATTCCCATGCCCCTTCTATGTCGGGGGTGAGAGAACCCGACACATCCGTGTGTCCGGATTTCATGGTGTTGATATCGATACGCAGCAAGGAGCCGTCATCGGCAAAGAATGCAGAGCCCGCAATATCCATATCCGGCGCCGTCACACCGAACTTTGGAATTTCCTGGGGCTTGTGATTTTTGAGACGCAGCTCAAGCTCGGCGGTACCCGGAACGCCTGTCGGCTTGGCCCATCCGAGTTCCGGTGCAGCAAGCGAGATGTTCGACAAATCCACGCGCGCCGACAGCGCCTCCGTGCCGTTTGAAAACTCGGTGTAATTCACATTGGCTTCGGCACCGCCCGCCATATAGCGCGACAAAATGTCGGGAACCTCAATGCCCAGTGCACTCAGGCTCAACACATCTTCAATGGAGCCGGAAAGTTCGTAGCGGTCACGGAACAAAGCTGCCTCGCGAAAATCGTGCTTCCAATCCAGCTCAATGGGAACAATCCCCAAAACCGCTTCACCCGTAAGCGCCAATCCGTCGTTATCGACATTTAATTTCAGGTCGCCTTTGGACAAATCTTTTTTGAACAAAGCCTCTTGAATGCTGCCGTCAGCAACGGTGGCGTTGGCTTTGGCGACAACGTCGCTGGCTTTTAAATCCAGCAACAGCGGCAAAGACAATTTTACATTCCCCTTGGCCGCCCCGCCAACATTGCCGGGCTTGATCCCCAGTTCCGATGCAAAAGCCAAAGGCTCATAATCAATCAGCTCCAGCACCGCTTGCACAGGGCCTTCAACATTGATGTCAATATGGGCCTCGGCGGTGTCTTCTTGCAATTTGGTCAAATCAATGGTGCCGCTTGTAACCGAAAGGCCTTTGTATCCCTTACCTTCAAAAACTTCGATGTTGAATTCATCGGCATTAAACGTGGCGCGTCCCCTAGCCTGGGTCGCAGGCGGCATGGGGGAGAGATAATCCACCGTCAAGCCACCGCCGCGGACTTCACCGGACAAGTTTTCCAAAACGATTGCCCCGTCAGCATCGACATTCAAAGACGCCTCAATGGTTGCGTCCTCAGCCACGCCATCGCGCAAATTCGGCACCACCCAATCGCGCGCGTCTATGGCCAGACTTTGCGGCCAAAGATCGTTCAAATCGTTAAAAGCGACACCCGCAATTTGGCCCTTGATATCGATCCCAAGCTCCGAGCGCCCTGCGCCCAAGCCATCGATGAGGGCAGAGACCAAAGCCCTTGGCCCCTGGCCCAGCTCCAGCTCTAAACGACGCACATCCAGCAGGCCTTGATCGCCATAAAAGCTCAGCTCTGTTTTCAGTTCGCGAATTTCATATTCATGGTTCACTGGGGCGGGAATGTGGAACGTTTCACCTTTGGGCAAATTGATCGTCAGGTCGTCTAGTTTTACGGATTGTGTGCCGCCTTCGAAATGTCCTTTGGCCGACAAACCGTCAACGCCAAGGCGCTGGGCCCACGGCAAGGCATTGAGCTCAGCCGCGACATTAACCGGCAACGCCAAGTGCCCTGCCCCGCCCTGCACGTCGAAGTCCACACCTTCAATCACACCGTCTTGGAGCATGCTCAGGGTCAACGTGCCGTTCAGCGGCAAATCCACGGTTGCCAGCATGGGCACACTTTGCACCAACTCTGTAAAGTCAGCGGGGACAAGGCCGTCCACCTGGACACCTAAGTCGATCTGTTTGTCCGCCAAGGTGTACGTCCCCATGACGGTGATCCCGGCGCTATGGTTTGCGCCTTTCAGGGTCATATCCAATTCAGCTTCCAGACCGCCGTCCACCCGAATGAAATCGGCAGAGGTCTCGGAAGCCTGCCACAGCGATCCTTCGGCCTTGTCTTCATAGATCAGTTGCCCATCCACCACAGAGATGCGTTTGAGGTAACTCAACGCTTGGTCCGGATTGGGGTCTTGCAGCATCAATAAAATCAATGACGCCACCAAGTCGCCTTCTTTGGCGGCGGTTTGTTGCGCCTGTTCAAAACCCAAGGCAAATTGTCCATCCGCCAGGCGTTCCACATGGAAAGTCGGACCGAAAAATTCGATTGAACGCGGGGCCACATTGCCTTTCAGCAAAGCTTCGGCGCTAAGCGACAACGAGACCTCGGGAACCGTCGCAACCACTTGTCCGTCGGGCAGCGACGTCTGCAGATTGACGATACGGATGTCCAAGGTCCGTTCCCACCCGGCCCAGGTCAAAATGGTGTCTTCCACCTCCAGGGCGATGGCGTCTTTGTGCACTTCGCTCAGCGCATTTTGAATATACGGCGTCAAAAAGCCAATCGACACGGGCCCGGACGCCAAACGCCACGCCACCAACAGCACAGCCACCAGCAAGCCGACGCCCAATCCGCCGATAATTTGAAACAGGCCTCTGACGACGCGTTTGATCAGTGGACTCAATCCTTTTGCCGGGGCATGCTGCTGGAAAATCATCTGCAACAGGCTCGAGGTCTAAAACTGCACATGCAGCTATTCGAATTTTCGCCCCAAAACATTCCTGCACCAGCCGATCAAGACCGTGTCGAAACGGGGTGGGAGCGCTTTTTCGAAGCCGCCCAAAAACAGGCCGAAGACCATCCAGAAGTGTTGGACTTCGTCCAATCTCTCAAATCCGACGCTGCAGGCGCTAAACTTGCCGCTGCCGTATTCGGAAACTCCCCGTTTCTTAGCGCATGCTGGCTCAATGATCCACTGTTCACCAAAGACTTATTGGAAAAAGGTCCCTTTGCCTGTCGCGATCAAGTGCTGGCAGCCACACGAGAACAAAGCCGCGAACTGGACGAAGCGGGCCTAAAACGCCATTTGCGCATCCAAAAGCGCCGAATCGCGCTGAGTGCGGCTTTGGGGGACATCACAAACACCTGGGGGCTGTTCGACGTCACGGGCGCCCTTTCCGACTTTGCCGACGCAGCCACTTCTGCCGCCAGCACCCATTTGCTAAAAACCCTGGAAAACCGGGGAAAAATCAAACTCAAAAACCCACAAAACCCGGAAGTTGGGTCTGGTTTGGTGATTCTCGGCATGGGCAAACTTGGCGGGCGGGAGCTCAATTATTCCTCCGATATCGACCTCATCGTGCTTTACGACCCGGACATCGTCGAAACCGACGATCCCTTCAGCCTGGGCCAGAGCTTCGTGCGCCTCGCCAAGGGCTTGGTGAGCCTTTTGGATGAGCGCACCGACGAAGGCTATGTGTTTCGCACCGATTTGCGTCTACGCCCGGACCCGGGCTCGACCCCGCTGGCCATGTCGACCCACGCGGCGGAGGTCTATTACGAAAGCATCGGCCAAAACTGGGAACGCGCCGCCATGATCAAGGCTCGCCCCATCGCCGGCGATATCGAAGCGGGCGAAGCGTTTTTGGCCCACTTAAAACCGTTTGTGTGGCGCAAAAACCTGGATTTCGCCGCAATCCAAGACATTCAGTCCATCAAACGCCAAATCAACGCACACAAGGGCGGCACCGACATCAAGCTCAAGGGCCACAATGTCAAACTGGGTCGGGGCGGCATTCGCGAAATCGAATTTTACGCCCAAACCCAACAGCTGATCTGGGGTGGACGAGAACGAAACCTGCGCGTCATTCCAACCTTGGAAGCCCTGGACGCCCTGGTCGAAGCAGGCCACGAGCAAAAGCGCAACACCGATGTCCTGGCCAAGGCCTATCACTACCTGCGTCGTGTCGAACATCGCCTGCAAATGGTCGCCGACGAACAAACCCATTCCCTGCCCGAAGACGAAGACAGCCTCACTGCCATCGCCATATTCCTGGGTTACGACAGCCTTGAAAGTTTTGCTGACGAGTTGTTGCAGACCCTGCATCAAGTCGAAAAGCTCTACGCCGACCTGTTCGCCGAAGGTGATCAGTTGTCCGCCAGTGGCGCTGATGGCGGCAACTTGGTCTTTACGGGTGGCGAAAGCGATCCCGAAACGCTCAAAACCTTGCGCGATATGGGCTTCAAGAATGCCGAAGCCCTGGACAACGCCATTCGCGGTTGGCACCACGCGCGCTACCGCTGCACACGGTCTGAACGCTCGCGCGCGATTTTGACGGAACTGATGCCGTTGATCCTGTCCACCATGGCCGACACGGCGGAACCGGATCAAGCGTTCTTGCGTTTCGATAAGTTCTTGAGCCAACTGCCGGCCGGCGTGCAGCTGTTTTCCATGTTCCAAAGCAATCCGCAGATGCTGGAGCTGATCGCCGAGATTTTGGGCACGGCACCGCGCTTGGCCGAACACTTGGCACAAAAGGCCAATATTTTGGACGGCGTGCTGACCCCCGGTTTCTTGGAAGAACCCCCGTCCAGCGAAGAGATGCGCGAAGACTTAACCCACCTGTTGGAAGACGCCTCGTGCATGGAAGAAGTCCTGGACTTGGCCCGTCGCTGGACCAAGGACCGTAAGTTCCAAGTGGGTGTGCAGGTTCTCAAGGGCACCATTACGGAACGCGAAAGCCAACGGGCTTTGACAGGTGTCGCCGAAACCATCTTGAACACGCTCCAGCCCCTGGTCGAAGAGGAGTTCGCCATCCGCCATGGCCGCGTCAAAGGGGGCGCTATGTCCGTGGTGGCGTTCGGAAAGCTCGGCAGCGGCGAAAAAACGCCCACGTCGGATATGGACATGACCTTCATCTACACCTTTGACGAAGGCGAAACCACCTCAGACGGCGACAAGCCTTTGGCCGTCAGCCAATACTTCGCCCGCTTGAGCCAACGTCTCATCAATGCCCTGTCCGCACAAACGGCGGAAGGCATGCTGTACGAAGTCGATATGCGCCTGCGCCCCAGCGGCAACGCAGGCCCCATCGCAACGTCATTAGCCGCGTTCAAGCAGTACCAAAAAACCGATGCCTGGACCTGGGAACACATGGCGCTGACGCGTGCGCGCGCCTTAACCGGACCCAAGACGCTGCGTGACGAGATCGAAGCCGAAATCAACAAAGTGCTCACATCACAGCGCGACACGGACAAGCTGGTCGTCGATGTGTCCGACATGCGCACCCGCATGGACAAAGACCGCCACACAGATATCCCCTGGGAAATTAAAAACTATCGCGGCGGCTTGGTGGATATTGAATTCATCTCGCAATATCTGCAGCTCAAATATGGGGCAGAACATCCGGACGTGCTTCACCCGACCACCCGGATCGCGCTGAAAAACTTGCGCGACGCCGGGCTTTTGGACACTACCACCGCGAACAAATTGGTGCAGACTTTGGACATATGGCACGCGTTGCAAGGCCTGTTGCGTTTGACCGTCACCGCGGCGTCCCGCGCCACCA includes:
- a CDS encoding alpha/beta hydrolase, with the translated sequence MPEVIFNGPEGRLEGRYHHSKKPGAPIALILHPHPQFGGTMNNKVVYAMYQAFVKRGFSTLRFNFRGVGRSQSTFDNGQGEMSDAASALDWMQAHNPNASDCWIGGFSFGAWISMQLMMRRPEISGFISIAPPASQHDFTFLAPCPASGILVHGDRDEIVPVDSVDKLAAKLKSQKNITIDYEVVKGCDHFFGDHMDELTKIVDEYLDKSLTQVA
- a CDS encoding YhdP family protein → MIFQQHAPAKGLSPLIKRVVRGLFQIIGGLGVGLLVAVLLVAWRLASGPVSIGFLTPYIQNALSEVHKDAIALEVEDTILTWAGWERTLDIRIVNLQTSLPDGQVVATVPEVSLSLSAEALLKGNVAPRSIEFFGPTFHVERLADGQFALGFEQAQQTAAKEGDLVASLILLMLQDPNPDQALSYLKRISVVDGQLIYEDKAEGSLWQASETSADFIRVDGGLEAELDMTLKGANHSAGITVMGTYTLADKQIDLGVQVDGLVPADFTELVQSVPMLATVDLPLNGTLTLSMLQDGVIEGVDFDVQGGAGHLALPVNVAAELNALPWAQRLGVDGLSAKGHFEGGTQSVKLDDLTINLPKGETFHIPAPVNHEYEIRELKTELSFYGDQGLLDVRRLELELGQGPRALVSALIDGLGAGRSELGIDIKGQIAGVAFNDLNDLWPQSLAIDARDWVVPNLRDGVAEDATIEASLNVDADGAIVLENLSGEVRGGGLTVDYLSPMPPATQARGRATFNADEFNIEVFEGKGYKGLSVTSGTIDLTKLQEDTAEAHIDINVEGPVQAVLELIDYEPLAFASELGIKPGNVGGAAKGNVKLSLPLLLDLKASDVVAKANATVADGSIQEALFKKDLSKGDLKLNVDNDGLALTGEAVLGIVPIELDWKHDFREAALFRDRYELSGSIEDVLSLSALGIEVPDILSRYMAGGAEANVNYTEFSNGTEALSARVDLSNISLAAPELGWAKPTGVPGTAELELRLKNHKPQEIPKFGVTAPDMDIAGSAFFADDGSLLRIDINTMKSGHTDVSGSLTPDIEGAWELVLRGESLDAQLLWDEMLGIYEAPPRKKLEDDELSLTVAVDIHTLRLRQDRALNDLVGTVYRENGGWRKIDISAAVGDGGGIELLLDTDRDGLRYLSITSDDAGSSLRALDLHDNILGGDLDLKAAYTSPSKDAPLEGVLKVTDYAMIDAPAFAKLIGVMSLTGVLDALQGEGLNFDIFEAPFKLEGGQLEMVSSRASGPTIGVTASGTVDMDNKLMNLEGTVVPAYAINALLGKIPIIGDLFTGGEKGGGLFAATYTMVGTKENVEITVNPLSVLTPGVLRGIFSGSDKEKEIPTVPPKPKAAPVEPVTPAPIN
- a CDS encoding substrate-binding periplasmic protein, which gives rise to MTAFVFLASPASAEPPQKTLNFAYGVVEGFIEEETSGVGYELMRAVLSRLQNQGHEISVTLVPFTRLLNGFQKKHYDLAFPIVKVSNFTLASYKKWGFDEIPLYSRPLYNGGEFVIYTPAKSARLSALRDLIGRDTVVIAGAYIPIDLVPPTSYSVEQVNSGHQAFKMVKFGRVDAFLVHEGWGKSVLTELDISDLHHGQPFGTIEGGFIAQNDEQGKSLIAAINQIISDIIDDGTYAKILKKFPDSTFVFRHE
- a CDS encoding anhydro-N-acetylmuramic acid kinase; translation: MTASKIYTAIGLMSGTSLDGIDVALIKTDGEGLVAFGPSMDVGYDVDFRDRVRGLFGADARSHPSATEVERDLTLKHAELVKSFLDQNGLSAKDIDLIGFHGQTVHHEPENAVTIQLGDGRLLADEVGISVVNDLRSADVQAGGEGAPLVPVYHQGLLKQADNVQLPAAVVNIGGVSNVTWVSEDAILAFDTGPGNAPLNDWVCDLIGQDMDRDGGLAAKGQVHEDRIEKALNNPFFDRTPPKSLDRQAFDPKLAEGLGLEDGAATLTDFTARAIAKAAEHFPAPAATWVVTGGGRLNPVLLENLRAATGADVLPVEALGWNGDALEAQAFAYMAVRSKLGLPITFPTTTGGAAPLSGGTLHAV
- a CDS encoding substrate-binding periplasmic protein — its product is MFLTHCYTGRLKNLTLSFAVVVALLLDSFASADPQNTSIEFGFCPVEGFVDEEPKGVGYELMTEVLMRLRAQGYQINESFVPAMRLLNGYKNKQYDVIFPIMKIKNFTLKSFQKWGFDHIPLYSRPLYDGGHFVIYTHVENDRLNRVKDLKGKSTVVIAGAYIPVDLVTPTPYNVEYVDTAEQAFKMVQFGRVDAFLVHKGWGQHVLSGLDLPELHHGEPFENIRGGFIAQENELGEELVSAIDRVIADMIEDGSYAKILEKFPDTKLVIHPD
- a CDS encoding bifunctional [glutamine synthetase] adenylyltransferase/[glutamine synthetase]-adenylyl-L-tyrosine phosphorylase translates to MQLFEFSPQNIPAPADQDRVETGWERFFEAAQKQAEDHPEVLDFVQSLKSDAAGAKLAAAVFGNSPFLSACWLNDPLFTKDLLEKGPFACRDQVLAATREQSRELDEAGLKRHLRIQKRRIALSAALGDITNTWGLFDVTGALSDFADAATSAASTHLLKTLENRGKIKLKNPQNPEVGSGLVILGMGKLGGRELNYSSDIDLIVLYDPDIVETDDPFSLGQSFVRLAKGLVSLLDERTDEGYVFRTDLRLRPDPGSTPLAMSTHAAEVYYESIGQNWERAAMIKARPIAGDIEAGEAFLAHLKPFVWRKNLDFAAIQDIQSIKRQINAHKGGTDIKLKGHNVKLGRGGIREIEFYAQTQQLIWGGRERNLRVIPTLEALDALVEAGHEQKRNTDVLAKAYHYLRRVEHRLQMVADEQTHSLPEDEDSLTAIAIFLGYDSLESFADELLQTLHQVEKLYADLFAEGDQLSASGADGGNLVFTGGESDPETLKTLRDMGFKNAEALDNAIRGWHHARYRCTRSERSRAILTELMPLILSTMADTAEPDQAFLRFDKFLSQLPAGVQLFSMFQSNPQMLELIAEILGTAPRLAEHLAQKANILDGVLTPGFLEEPPSSEEMREDLTHLLEDASCMEEVLDLARRWTKDRKFQVGVQVLKGTITERESQRALTGVAETILNTLQPLVEEEFAIRHGRVKGGAMSVVAFGKLGSGEKTPTSDMDMTFIYTFDEGETTSDGDKPLAVSQYFARLSQRLINALSAQTAEGMLYEVDMRLRPSGNAGPIATSLAAFKQYQKTDAWTWEHMALTRARALTGPKTLRDEIEAEINKVLTSQRDTDKLVVDVSDMRTRMDKDRHTDIPWEIKNYRGGLVDIEFISQYLQLKYGAEHPDVLHPTTRIALKNLRDAGLLDTTTANKLVQTLDIWHALQGLLRLTVTAASRATSNYEMPRSLQEQVCRIIGSENCGQAGTFIKSTANWVHGTFQVLIDQPAEPLREHVKSDLKRATGK
- the tyrS gene encoding tyrosine--tRNA ligase is translated as MSEPKSDFLKTVQERGYMHQCTDLDALDKKATDGIVTAYIGFDCTAPSLHVGSLLPIMMLRTLQKTGHKPIVLMGGGTTLVGDPSGKDESRKMLTEADIQDNMDGIKQIFSKFLTFGDGPTDAVMVNNADWLKGLNYIEFLRDFGPHFTINRMMSFDSVKLRLDREQPLTLLEFNYMILQAYDFLELNRRSDCMLQMGGSDQWGNIVNGVELTRRVDAKEVFGLTTPLLTTSSGAKMGKTAAGAVWLNAEQLSPYDYWQYWRNTEDADVGRFLRLFTELPLDEIARLEALEGQDINEAKKILADEATRMCHGEDAAIAAKATAQKTFEQGQLGGDLPSFDIPKAELEEGLSTFAALVKVGFCKSNGEARKFVRGGGARINDKQIKDENHAVTLSDLNDDGVVKVSAGKKRHALLKAV